CATGCTCGCCTTTAATGACCTGCAGCACATAGGTATCAGAGAAATTCTGGTTCTGATATCCTTCCTTGTCTTCGAATTTGACAGGGCCGAAAGCTGTTGACATGTTCGTTGCTTTAAGGGCAGCACGTATGCCCTCAGGAGTCCAGTCCTTTGCCTTTTCGAGAGCCTCTTTTGACACGAAAAGGGCAGAATAGGCAGATGCGCCGTGATAGGAAGGATAGTCGCCATATTTTTTCTTATACTTTTCTGCATATTCTTTTGAGCCTGGATATTTAAGCTGTGTTGTCCAGAGCGTTGCAGTGATCACATATTCTGCCGCGTCCTTTGCATTGTCTATGAACTCCGGAATTGCGAAACCTGCAGCCCCTCCTGCAAAAAGCTTTGCATCGATCCTCAGCTCCTTGATCTGTTTCATAAGGAGCGAAGCATCCATAACATAGGAAACCATAAAAAGAACATCAGGCTGGGTTGCCTTAACTTTTGAAAGGAGCGGTTTAAAATCAACAGAGCCAGCCTCATACTTTTCTTTCAATACCACCTTAATGCCGGCCTTCTCCGCATCTCTCGCCATGCCGTCAGCACCTGAGGTGCCGAATGCGGAGCTTTCAAAGAGAATGGCCATGGTTTTCGGTTTGACCACCTTTTTAATAAAGTCGATAACAGAGTCACTGTAGTGAGCATTGACCGGGTTCTGGCGGAAGACATACTTATAGTTCTTCTGGGTGATATCATCGTCAGCGCTTGCAACTACGAGATAGGGTGTTTTTCGCTCCTCGGCGACTGCGGCAACAGCCTTTGCGCAGGCAGATGTATACTCTCCCACAATGATCGGCTGTTTCTTTGTATCAATAAGCTTTTCGACGATGGCGCGGGCTGTCTCAGGCTTGGCGCCTGAATCTTCAAAGGACAGGTTGAGTTTCTTTTTCTTTATGCCGCCTTTGGCATTGATCTCTTCTGCTGCGATCTCATAGGATTTCTTCATCATCTCACCAAACTTTGCCTGTTTGCCGGTCAGAGGCAGAGGGATAACGAGGTCAAAGGTATCGGCTGCGAAAAGGGACGATGCAAAGAGGCTCAGCACAAAGGAGATCATAATGCTAAGGGTCAGACGTTTCATAACTCCTCCTAAGGGGTTTATATCAGCCGTTGCAGACTGAGTTATAATCGTATAATAAAATTTTATAGAATCTGCTTTAGAAATGCAAGAGATAAAGGTTAAGCAGTTGACGGGCCCTTCCTTAAGTATTGTCCTGGTCATTAGGCAGATGCGTATAACCGTCTCTAAGCTTCCCTGCGGAAAGGCTGCAAGATGCCGACTGAACATACTTTTGATATCGGGCCTGACAATAGTCTTGCGCATTATACGACGAACTATGGATAATAAATAATCTTTGAACTTCGGAGGTAACCATGTCTCACCAGCCAAGCCCAAGCTACAGCATCACCCTGCGTCTCGAGATAGAGAACCGCATCGGCAAGTTTGCACAGATAGCTACCGTGCTGAGTCAGGCAGGCGGCGACCTTGGTTCTGTCGATATCGTGCGTGTTGAAAAAGGCAAGATCATCAGGGATGTTACGGTCAATGCCCGCGATGCAGAACATGAGCAGGCCATTGTTCATGCCATAAAAGAGATTGACGGGGTCAAAGTCATCAGGGTCATGGACATGACTTTTTCTGTCCATCAGGGCGGGAAAATCGAGATCCATAACAAGATCGCCGTGAGGGACCGGTCTGACCTTTCGAAAGTCTATACGCCCGGTGTTGCCAGGATCTGCATGGACATCCATGAACATAAAGAGCATGCGTACCGGTACACAATCAAGGGGAATGCAGTGGCTATTGTTACTGACGGCACCGCTGTGTTAGGACTGGGCGACATCGGGCCTGAGGCTGCGATGCCGGTCATGGAAGGCAAGGATATGCTCTTCAAGGAATTCGGCGGCATTGATGCCTTTCCGATTGCGCTTAACACCAAGGACACGGAAGAGATCATTGCTACGGTGAAAAACATCGCGGTTCCTTTTGGCGGCATCAATCTTGAGGACATCTCTGCCCCGCGCTGTTTTGAGGTAGAGATGCGTCTGCGCGAGATGCTTGATATTCCGGTGTTCCATGATGATCAGCACGGAACCGCAGTTGTTGTGCTTTCCGCGCTTATCAATGTCGGACGCCTGCTTAAAAAGGATATCCGGAAATTCCGCATTGTCATTGCAGGGGCAGGGGCCGCCGGCATTGCCAATGCCAACATGCTTTCTGCCTACGGCATAAAAGACATTATTGTCTGTGACAGAACCGGCGCTATCTACCACGGTCGAAAGCAGTATATGAACCCATACAAGAAGCTGCTTGCAAAGAAGACCAATCCACGGAAAATTAAGGGAAGCATCCTCGATGCCCTGACAGGGGCCAATGTCTTCATCGGTCTGTCAGGCCCCAACGTGATCGCTGCTGATGATATCAGGAAGATGGCGAAGGGCCCGGTTGTGTTTGCCCTGGCAAATCCGGAACCGGAGGTATCGCCTGAAGATGCCCTGCCTTTGGCGCGGATACTTGCTACCGGCAGATCAGACTACCCAAACCAGATAAATAATGTGTTAGGCTTTCCCGGCATATTCCGGGGCCTCCTTGATGTTAAGGCAAAAGGCGTTAATGAGGCGGTCAAGTTCGCTGCTGCTGAGGCTATCGCGCATGTGATTACAGACGATGAGCTGCATGAGGACTATATCATCCCGAGCATTTTTGACCGGAAGGTGGGATCATCTGTTGCCCATGCCGTTGCAGAGGCAGCGCGGAAAACAGGGCTCGCACGCCACTGACAACCGGCCGACTCCCATAAACTGCAGTACAGCACTGTCCTGCCAGGGATCTTTTTCTGTCCATCCCGCTGTTTGACAGGAAATTAGTAAAGGATGATAATTGACTATGCAGAGATATAATTCATTCGGTGCGCATATGCGCCGGACCTTCGGCACAACAGTGTACAAAGTCAATGTTGATGCTGGATTTACCTGCCCAAACAGGGATGGCACCCTCGGCTTTTCGGGCTGCATTTATTGCAACAACGACAGTTTCCGGCCAAGTTCCTGCAAGCCTTCGGTATCCATACCCGAGCAGGTCAGAAACGGCATCAGCCATACAAAAAAACGTTTTCAGGCGGCCAAGTTCCTTGTCTATTTTCAGGCCTATACCAACACATATGCCCCTGTTGAGCAACTGGAAAAGCTTTATACTGAGGCCCTCTCTTCTGGACCTGATGTAATAGGTCTTGCGATCGGCACACGGCCGGACGCGGTTGATCCGGAGAAAATCAGGATGCTTGAGTCTATTGCATCAAAATACTTCGTGCTCATCGAGTACGGTCTGCAGTCAATGCATGACAAAAGCCTCGAGTTCATACAGCGGGGCCATGATTATCATTCCTTTCTCCGGGCAATAGAAATGACTAAAAACAGGGGTATCCATATTGGAGCCCATCTTATCGCAGGATTCCCGACAGAGACCCGTCAGGAGACGCTCGCCATGGCTGAGGAGATGTCATCGCTGCCGATCGAATTTCTAAAAATCCATCAACTTCAGATCATTAAGGATACACCTTTGGCCAAAATGTACAAAGACAATCCATTCCCGGTGTTTGGGTATCAGGAATATCTCGATTTTGTCGTTGATTTTGTGGAGAGAACCGCGCCGCATATTGTGTTGCAGCGGCTTTTTGCCACCGCACCTGATGATATTCTCATTGCGCCTGCATGGGGGAAAAACAGACACCAGATTCTCAGTGACATTGAAAAAAACCTTGCGGTAAGGGATACCGCTCAGGGGAAAAAGTTCAGTCTTCAATCGGTCGCTGCAAAGAGCTAATCGCGGTATACGACCAGACCTTTCAATTCTTTTCTTTTTGTTGCCCTGGGCATTTCATCAGGATATCCCATAGCAATGACAGCCATAAGCTCCAGTTCCTCAGGCAGGCCAAGGATCTTCTTGATTTGTTCATTGCTCCTGATAATCTCACCGAGCCAGACTGCGCCTAATCCAAGGGCATGAATCTCAAGCAGCATGTTCTGCAGGCAGGCCCCGATAGACTGTATGTCCTTCTCCCGATGATAGCTCTTTGCCGTATCAAGGAATACCGGTATCAGCGCCTGCGCTGCAAGAACGATTTTTGCGTAATGAGTCAGCGAGGAGATCCTGGTAATCGTTGCCTTATCAGTCACAACCGCAAAGCGCCAGGCCTGGTTGTTCAGCCCTGATGGAGCCCATCTTCCGGCTTCAAGGACTTTTTCTATCAGCTCTTCAGGAATCCGATCAGACTTGAATTTTCTGACGCTGCGTCGGCTCTTTATAAGGTCAAGCATGTCCAAAGTGACTCCAATCTGTTACAATTATTAGCTCATTTTCAGTAAAAGGAGACTTATGGAAAATATAGAGAAAGATGTACAGAAAATCAAGCAGATCATAGAAGAGCTGAAGCCCCAATATACGACTCTTGGCGGCGATATCGAATTTGTCGATATAAAAGATCAGGATGTCAGGATACGGCCTACCGGATATTGCTGGCGTTGACACATGACCCGCATGGACCTGGTCAGGGCCATAGGTGAACGGATCAAGGCTGAGATACCGTGGGTAAAGATGGTTGTTGTCGCACCTCAGGATGTGGCCTCTCAAAAATAATTCGAAGTTCTCATTATGCGACTGTACAATACCCTTAAGGCCGGCCCCCGTCTTAATTGGGCTTTCCGTTTAGATGATTGACAAAGTCCTGAACGGTCTTCTCAGCAGCAAACATTATCTCCTCTTTCAGGAGGCTGAGATCATTTGCTTCGAGTTCCTCGACTGACATGCCCCTGTCATAATCTTCTGACAGATAAATATAGCTCTTCTGCCAGAGAACCTCGCCCTGAGGGTCTTTCATGGTTACTACAGTCTTTGACATAAATCCGTCACAAAAAACTCCCTTTTCCATCCCCCGATCCAGTATGATGCCACCGCGTGTGAGGTCGATGCTCCCGTAAGCGAGACGCTTAACATCGAGTTCGATTGTCGTTATTTTCTCATTTTCGTTAGTTTCTTCCTTAATCGGTTCCCTGACAGCTGAAAGTTTGGGCCAGTCCGGTTTGGTTTGCTGGACGCTTTCGAGAAACTTATCCATGACTATGGAACCGAAGTCAGGGATAAGGCTCTGGGTCGTGGCTCCACGTGATTTGCCATAAGCATCGCCCACCACGAAAAGGGCCGAGCCGCCGGGTACCGCCAGAGTAGCCAACGCCATGACCCCTGTCTCTGTGCCTGAGGATTTGAGAATCCCGGGAGTTTCGAAACGAACCATTTTAATCGGTCCTCGTGCCGTCTGCTCCTGGTTAAGAAGCGCCTGGTTGGACGTTGAAGCACACCCCTGATTCAGAAAAAGGGCAGTAATAATGATCAGGAGAGACCATGAATATCTTTTGTGCATGATAAAACCTCCTTACATCAATACGTATTATGCTATCAGGCTCCAGGCATTGTAAAGCAGGAATATGAAGGGGGCTGCTGAAGATTGAATCGGTTGACACATAACCATAAACAGATATAAGATATTTTGCTGTTGTTGCACTTTTTTCTGCGTTGCGATGCAAATGCCCCCTTAGCTCAGTCGGATAGAGCACAGGTTTCCTAAACCTGGGGCCGCATGTTCGAATCATGCAGGGGGCACCATTATTTTTCAAGGAGTTACGGGCTTCATAATCCCTCTTAATTTTCTCGGTGTCCACACAGGTGTCCATTCTTCCCTCAATCTTCTTGATTTCCTCCTTTCTATAAGATTGTGTTAAGTGACCATAATGCTTTATGGTTGTCTCTATCGATGCATGGCCCATCCATGCCTGAACTGTTGCCAGTGATACCCCATCCATCACGCAATTGGAACCGAATGTTCTTCTTAGATCATGGATAGTAATATTCTCGATTTTGGCCCTTTTTGCCGCAGATTGAAAAGACCTTTTAAAGTCTTTGAACCTTAGACCCTGTTTGTCGCAGAAAATATATTCTCCACGTCTTGGCAGTGAATTCAGAATATCAAGAGCATGCTTATTGAGGTCTAAATACCGAGACTTGTCATATTTCGCGATTTCGGCCCTGACCAAGAGCTGCTTATTCTCAAAATCAATATCCAGCCATTTGATGGAAAGCAACTCTGCTTTTCTCAATCCAGTATTCAGGTCAAAGATTATCAAGGGGAGAATATGAGGGGCCTTTTCTTCATTCCCTGCAGACTTAATAAGTGCATCCTGTTCCCATCTTTCAAGAATTCTTTTTCTGCCATTGATCTTGAACCTTTTGATCTTATGGACAGGATTAAACAGAGCCTTTCTCCATTCAACCGCTTTTGAAAAGATACCGCTTATAGTGTTGATCTCGTTATTTATCGTGTTGTCAGCAGCTTTGCCTATGCGCTCTTTCTTGTATATCTCGACCATGAGGGAACTGATTTCATGCAGCTGCTTATCACCAAAATAAGTCTTCAGCTTGATACAGATTCCCCTTAAATCCGATTCGCTCTTAAGGCCCTTTGCATGGATAGGCAGATATTCTTTATCAACAAATTCAGAGAATTTGACCTTGGGCATGTAGCGATCCGGTAATTTTTTTCTCTTAGCAGCTTCATTTTGTCTTTCCCTCAGCAGCTCCTTTGCAAAGGGGAAGTCAAGTAAGCCGGTGCTTTCACGAACACGCTTTCCGTGCTCGTCGTAATAATCTATGTAATAGATTCCACGATTCTTTGTTTTGTCGAACTTCTTGAAGATTGCCATCTCAGATGCCCTTCTGTTCAAGTTCCATGATATAGGATTCCGGGAACCTAACAAGACGCCCAAGCTTTAGAGG
This Nitrospirota bacterium DNA region includes the following protein-coding sequences:
- a CDS encoding ABC transporter substrate-binding protein, yielding MKRLTLSIMISFVLSLFASSLFAADTFDLVIPLPLTGKQAKFGEMMKKSYEIAAEEINAKGGIKKKKLNLSFEDSGAKPETARAIVEKLIDTKKQPIIVGEYTSACAKAVAAVAEERKTPYLVVASADDDITQKNYKYVFRQNPVNAHYSDSVIDFIKKVVKPKTMAILFESSAFGTSGADGMARDAEKAGIKVVLKEKYEAGSVDFKPLLSKVKATQPDVLFMVSYVMDASLLMKQIKELRIDAKLFAGGAAGFAIPEFIDNAKDAAEYVITATLWTTQLKYPGSKEYAEKYKKKYGDYPSYHGASAYSALFVSKEALEKAKDWTPEGIRAALKATNMSTAFGPVKFEDKEGYQNQNFSDTYVLQVIKGEH
- a CDS encoding NAD-dependent malic enzyme codes for the protein MSHQPSPSYSITLRLEIENRIGKFAQIATVLSQAGGDLGSVDIVRVEKGKIIRDVTVNARDAEHEQAIVHAIKEIDGVKVIRVMDMTFSVHQGGKIEIHNKIAVRDRSDLSKVYTPGVARICMDIHEHKEHAYRYTIKGNAVAIVTDGTAVLGLGDIGPEAAMPVMEGKDMLFKEFGGIDAFPIALNTKDTEEIIATVKNIAVPFGGINLEDISAPRCFEVEMRLREMLDIPVFHDDQHGTAVVVLSALINVGRLLKKDIRKFRIVIAGAGAAGIANANMLSAYGIKDIIVCDRTGAIYHGRKQYMNPYKKLLAKKTNPRKIKGSILDALTGANVFIGLSGPNVIAADDIRKMAKGPVVFALANPEPEVSPEDALPLARILATGRSDYPNQINNVLGFPGIFRGLLDVKAKGVNEAVKFAAAEAIAHVITDDELHEDYIIPSIFDRKVGSSVAHAVAEAARKTGLARH
- a CDS encoding TIGR01212 family radical SAM protein (This family includes YhcC from E. coli K-12, an uncharacterized radical SAM protein.); translation: MQRYNSFGAHMRRTFGTTVYKVNVDAGFTCPNRDGTLGFSGCIYCNNDSFRPSSCKPSVSIPEQVRNGISHTKKRFQAAKFLVYFQAYTNTYAPVEQLEKLYTEALSSGPDVIGLAIGTRPDAVDPEKIRMLESIASKYFVLIEYGLQSMHDKSLEFIQRGHDYHSFLRAIEMTKNRGIHIGAHLIAGFPTETRQETLAMAEEMSSLPIEFLKIHQLQIIKDTPLAKMYKDNPFPVFGYQEYLDFVVDFVERTAPHIVLQRLFATAPDDILIAPAWGKNRHQILSDIEKNLAVRDTAQGKKFSLQSVAAKS
- a CDS encoding nitroreductase → MDMLDLIKSRRSVRKFKSDRIPEELIEKVLEAGRWAPSGLNNQAWRFAVVTDKATITRISSLTHYAKIVLAAQALIPVFLDTAKSYHREKDIQSIGACLQNMLLEIHALGLGAVWLGEIIRSNEQIKKILGLPEELELMAVIAMGYPDEMPRATKRKELKGLVVYRD
- a CDS encoding NifU family protein, which encodes MENIEKDVQKIKQIIEELKPQYTTLGGDIEFVDIKDQDVRIRPTGYCWR